CTCGAAGCTCCCCCAGATCATGCCCGAGTTGGACAACATCTCCCAGCAGATGGGCGCGATGGCCGGCGGCGGCGACCCCAGCGGTGGCGCTTCGGACGGCGTCTTCGGCGGCATCATCGACGACATCAAGAACCTCCTCGGGAGCGGGGGCGGCGGCGGCGGGAGCGGTGTCGATCACGAGCAGTTAGCGGCGGCCGAGCAGCTCACCCAAGAGTACGCAGAGGAGCTCCAGCGTCACTTAGAGAACAAGGGCCGGTTCGAACAGGTCCGCCTCGCCTACCAAGAGTAAGACGGCTGTGGTGCCGGTCGGCGAACGCCGCCGGGGCGACGAAATCCGACTGTTACAGCCGTTCGAGCACCGCGTCCGTCACTTCACGCGTCGTCGCCTCCCCGCCCAGGTCCGGCGTCCGCGGGCCGTCCGAGAGGACGCTCTCGACGGCCGTCCGGATCTGTGCGCCCGCGTCGTCGTCGCCGAGCGACTCGACGAGCATCGCCGCCGAGAGGATGGTCGCCGAGGGGTTCGCGACCCCCTCGCCGGCGATGTCGGGCGCGGTGCCGTGGACCGGTTCGAACAGGCCGCGCTCGGCGCCGACGTTCGCCGACGGGAGCAGGCCGAGGCCGCCGACCAGTCCCGCCGCCAGATCCGAGAGCACGTCGCCCGCGAGGTTGGGGCAGACGACCACGTCGAACTGCTCGGGGTCGAGACAGACCCGCGTCGCGAACGCGTCCATGAGCACCGTGTCGGCGTCGACGCCCGCGCGCTCGGCTTCTTCGAGCACCGTGTCGCGGAACAGTCCGTCCGTCTCGCGCATCACGTTCGCCTTGTGCGCGACGGTGAAGCCGTCGTGCTCGGGTCGCTCCTGGACGTACTCGCAGGCGTACGCTCCGAGCCGCCGCGACGCCGACTCCGTGACGACACGCGTCAGCGTCGACACGTCGTCGGTGAGGCGGTCCTCGTGGCCCGCGTACACGCCCTCGGTGTTCTCCCGGAGGAAGACGAGGTCCGTCTCCGGGCGGAGCGCGTCGACGCCGGGGTACGCGCGGGCGGGGCGGATGTTCACGAACGAGCCGACGGCCTCCCGGAGCGGGAGGATCACGTCCGCGGCAGACTCGCCCGCGGCGCCGAACAGCGTGGCGTCGGCGGTCGCGGCCAGATCGTACGTCTCGGCAGGAAGCGCCTCGCCCGTCTCGTCGAGCGTCGCGTCGCCCGCCTCCGCCTCCGTGAACGCGTAGTCGCCGACGGCCTCCAGCACCTCGACCGCCGCCGGGACGACCTCCTGTCCGATGCCGTCGCCGGGGATCACTGCGATCTCTGTGGCCTCAGTCATCGGTGTACGGGAGGTCGTCGTGGACGGCCTTCGCACGGTCGAGGTTCGTCCGCATCACGGCGGTCGTGTCCCAGATCCCCTCCAACAGGGCCTCGCGCATCGCGTCGGGCACCTCGCCCTCGACGGTCGTGCCGTCGTAGCGGACGGTCTCGGCGCGCACGTCGACCTCGATACCCGCCTCCGGGTTCGCCTCGATGAAGTCCTGGAGCGCGACGGCGTCCTCGTGGTCGACCGCGAGCGTCGCGATCCCCAGCGACTTGCAGTTGTCCTGGAAGATCTCCGCGAACGACTCGCCGACGATGGCCTCGACGCCCCAGCGCATCAGCCCCTGCGGGGCGTGCTCACGGGAGGAGCCGCAGCCGAAGTTCTCGTTGACTGCGAGCACGTTCGCACCCGTGTACTCGTTGAGCGGGTGGTCGTTCAGGGACCCGTCGTCGTCGCGCCGCTGGTCGTAGAAGGCGTACTCACCCATGTCGTCGAAGGTGACCGCCTTCAGGAACCGCGCGGGGAGGATCTGGTCGGTGTCGATGTCGTCGCCCCGCACCGGGACCCCGGTGCCGGCGACTCGGCGGATGGCCGGCACCGCGGCGCCCTCTGCGTCGGGGGCGTCGTCGCCGGCTGGTCCGCTCATTCGTCCACCTCCGTCCCGATGGTGTCGGCAGTGTCGAACTCGCGCACGTCCGTCACCGCACCCTCGACCGCCGCCGCCGCGACCATCGCGGGCGACATCAGGTGGGTGCGGCCCTCGGTCGACCCCTGCCGACCGACGTAGTTGCGGTTCGACGAGGAGGCGCACACCTCGTCGCCCTCCAGCGCGTCGTCGTTCATCGCCAGACACATCGAACAGCCGGCCTCGCGCCACTGGAAGCCGGCGTCTTTGAACACCTGGTCGATGCCCTCCGCCTCCAATTTCCGCTTGACCGTGCCGGACCCGGGGACGGCGAGCGCGCGCACGTCGTCTGCGACCTCGCGGCCCTTCAGCACGCGGGCGGCCTCGCGGAAGTCCGCGACGCGACCGTTCGTACAGGTGCCGAGGAACGCCACGTCGACGCCGTGGCCCTCCATCGTCTCGCCCGGCGTGACCTCGGTGTGCGCTTGCGCCGTCTCTGCGGCGTCGGGGTCGCGCGTGTCGGCGGGGGCCGGAACCGCTTCGTCGACGCCGACGACCTGCTCGGGGTTGGTGCCCCACGTGACCTGTGGCGCGAGGTCGGCTGCGTCCACCTCGACCACGTCGTCGTACTCGGCGTCCTCGTCGGAGCGGATCGACTCCCAGTACTGTTTGCGCTCCTCGAACTCGTCGCCCGAGGGCGCGAACTCCTTCCCCTCCAGGTACTCGTAGGTGGTCTCGTCGGGGTTGATGTACCCCGCGCGGGCGCCGCCCTCGATGGACATGTTGCACACCGCGAGGCGACCCTCCATGTCGAGCGAGCGGATGGCCTCGCCGCCGTACTCGTACACGTGGCCGACGCCGCCGTCGACGCCGAGTTGCCGGATCACGTGGAGGATGACGTCCTTCGCACCGACGCCGTCGCCCAGTTCACCAGACACCTCGACGCGTCGGACGGCCTTCTTGTCCGCCGCGATGGAGCCAGTCGCGAACACGTCGCGGATCTGGCTGGTGCCGATACCCATCCCGATGGCGCCGAACGCGCCGTGGGTGGACGTGTGGCTGTCGCCGCAGACGACGGTCATCCCCGGCTGGACGAAGCCTAACTCCGGTCCGACGACGTGGGCGATGCCCTGCCGCTCGTCGTCGAGGCCGAAGAAGCGGATGCCCGCCTCCGCGGTGTTCTGTTCGAGGTGCGTGAGCATCTCCTCGGCGCGCTCGTCGGCGAGCGGGCGACTCCGCCCCTCGCTCGACGTCGGGACGATGTGGTCCGTCGTCGCGACGGTGCGCTCGGGGAACGCCACCTCCATGTCGCGCTCGCGCAGCATGCCGAACGCCTGCGGGCTGGTCACCTCGTGGACGAGGTGGAGGCCGATGAACAGTTGGTCCTGTCCGTTCGGCAGGTCGGCCACCTTGTGTCGCTCCCACACCTTGTCGTACAGCGTTCCCTCGCTCATCGTGACTCGGGCTCGTCGTCTTCGGTGGGCGTCGACTCCTCGCCCCGTTCCCACACCGCGTTCGGGTCGGCGGCGCCGTCGGGTGCCTCGTGGTCCACGTCGGCGACTGTCGCCTCCGGTGCCTGGTCCTCGGCTCGCTCAGTCATCCGCGCGTACCTCGGCCTTCTCCTGGTCGTCCTCCTCAGGTTCGGTCTCCTCGCCGCCCCACGCGAACAGCGAGCGGAGGTCTTCGCCCACGTCCTCGATGTCGTGGTTCTTCTCGGCCTGCCGCAGTTGCGTGTAGGACGGGCGTCCGGCCTGGTTCTCGGCGATCCACTCGCGAGCGAACGTGCCGTTCTGCACCTGCTCCAGCACTTCCTCCATGTTCTCGCGAGCGTGCTCGTCGACGACGACGTCGCCTTTGACGAGGCCGCCGTACTCGGCGGTGTCGGAGACGGAGTCCCACATCTCGCCGAGCCCACCCTCGTACATGAGGTCGACGATGAGCTTCAGTTCGTTCAGGCACTCGAAGTACGCCATCTCGCGGGAGTAGCCCGCCTCGACGAGCGTCTCGTACCCCTGCTTCACGAGCGAGGTGACGCCGCCGCACAGCACCGCCTGCTCGCCGAACAGGTCCGTCTCCGTCTCCTCTTGGAACGTGGTCTCGATGACGCCCGCGCGGGTGCAGCCGATGGCGTGGGCGTATGCGAGGCCCTCCTGACGTGCCTCTCCTGTGGCGTCCTGATACACCGCCAGCAGCCCGGGTGTCCCCTCGCCAGCCTCGTAGTTGCGGCGCACGAGGTGCCCCGGCGACTTCGGCGCGACCATCGTCACGTCGATGCCCTCCTTCGGGACGATCTGGTTGTAGTGGATGTTGAAGCCGTGGGCGAACTGGAGCGTGTCGCCCGCCTCAAGGCCGTCTTCGATCGCTTCGTAGACAGCCGGCTGGACGGTGTCGGGGACGAGGACGGAGACGATGTCCGCCTCGGCGGCGGCCTCGGCTGGCGTCTCCACGCGCAGGCCGTCTGCCTCGGCGGCCGCCCGCGAGGAGGAGTCCTCGCGGAGGCCGACGATCACGTCCACGCCGGAGTCGGCGAGGTTCTGCGCGTGGGCGTGGCCCTGACTGCCGTAGCCGAGCACGGCCACGGTCTTGTCGTCGATCATGGAGCGGTCCGCGTCGTCGTCGTAGTGTACCTCGGTGTCGAAGGTGGATTCGTCGGTCATAGTCGTGTGTAGCGTGGTGTCAGTCGTCGTAGTTGGTGAACTCGTCGTCTTCCGTGTCGTCCGCGGAGTGGCCCGGTTCCTCACCGGGCGTCGTCGGGGAGTCGCCGCGTTCGAGGGCCGTCTGCCCAGTCCGGGCCATCTCGATGATCCCGAACTGGTGGAACGCGTCGATCGCGTCGTCGATCTGGTTCTCGTCGCCGGTGATCTGGACGGTGATGGTGCGCGGCCCGGCGTCGAGCGTCTGCCCGTCGTACATCGAGGTGATCGCGTGGACCTTGTCCGGCTCTTGGCCCCTGACCTTCAGCAGCACGAGTTCGGCGGCGACGGCGTCGTCGCTCAACTCCCCGACCGCGATGACGGGCGTGAGCTTCGCCAGTTGCTTCTTCGCCTGGTCGATGCCTGCCTCGGTCTCCTCGACGACGAGGGTGATTCGGGAGTGCCCCTCGACGGTGGTCGGACCGACGGTCAGGCTCTCGATGTTGAACTGGCGGCGGCGGAACAGCCCCGCGGCGCGCGCCAGCACACCCGGCTCGTCCTCCACGAGCGCCGAGACTGTCGCCCGGCGCGTCGGCTCGGGCCCGTGGTCCGGCTCCTTGCGGACGCCGTGTTCGTCGCGCCGGCCGGTCGGGTGCGGGCGCTCCTCGGGTCGCGGCCCGGACAGCCCCGTCGTCGGCTTCTCCTCGTCGGCGGGGCGCGCGCGCTCTGTCAGTGGCGACTCCGCCGGGTGGGTCGTGCCACCGTCGGTGGTCGCGTCCTGAGTCTCCTCTGCGGCCTCGTTCCGCTCGGCCTCGCGGCTCATAGCTGGTCCTCCGACAGCGCGAACAGGCCGTTCGCCGCGCCGCTGGCGACCATCGGGTAGACGTTCGCCTCGGGGTCGATGTGCGCGTCGACGACGCTGGGACCGTCGTACGCGAGCGCGCCCTCGACGGCGTCCTCCACGTCGTCGTAGTCGTCGATGCGGAAGCCCTTCGCGCCGAACGCCTCGGCGAGCGTGTCGAATTCCGGCATCCAGTCGTAGTCAGACGCCATGTGGTTGCCCTCGAAGAAGGCGTCCTGCCACTGGCGGACCATCCCGATGTACTCGTTGTTCAGCACGACGACGGTGATGTCGAGGTTCTCGCGGACCGCGACGGACAGCTCTTGGATCGTCATGAGGAACGAGCCGTCGCCTTCGAAGCTGATCACCTGGCGGTCGTCGTCGGCGGCGATGCGCGCGCCGATGGCCGCGGGGAGACCGTACCCCATCGTCCCCAGCCCGTGTGAGGAGACGAACGTCCGCGGGTGTCGGTACGTCCAGTACTGGGCGGCCCACATCTGGTGTTGGCCGACGCCGGTCGTGACGTACGCGTCGTCGTCGCTCGCGGCGTCGAACGCCTCGACGACGAACTCCGGGCGGACCGGCTCGTCGGCGTCGATGGCGTAGTCCATCGGGTACTCCTCGCGCCACTCGGCACACTGGGCGCGCCACTCCTCGGGGTCGGGTGCCTCAGCGTAGCCGATTGCGGCGTCCAGTTGGTCGATGACGGTCGCGGCGTCGCCGACGACCGGGTAGTCCGCGTGGACGTTCTTGGAAATCTCCGCGGGGTCGATGTCGACGTGGACGACCTCCGCTTCCGGCGCGAACGTGTCGACGCCGCCGGTGAGGCGGTCGTCGAAGCGCGTCCCGACGGCGATGAGGCAGTCGGTGTGGGTGATCGCCATGTTGGCGTAGCCGGTGCCGTGCATGCCCGCCCACGACAGACACAGGTCGTCGTCCTCGGGGAAACTCCCGATGCCGGGCATCGTCGTCACGACCGGGATGCCGAACTCGCGGGCGAACGCCCGCGCCTCTTCGGTCGCGTCGCCTTTGATCACGCCGCCGCCGAACAGACACAGCGGGCGCTCCGCCTGCTCGATGGCGCGGGCGGCCGCCTCGACTTGCTCCTCGTCGGCCTCGGGGTCTGGCACCGAGCGCTTGGGCGGCGTCGGTTCGCCGACCGGGCGGTCGGTCTCGCCGAACGTGACGTCCTTCGGGAGGTCGACCAGCGTCGGCCCCGGGCGACCGGTGTTCGCGAGCGCGAACGCCTCGCCGACCGTCCGCCCGACGTCGTCGGAGTCGCTGGCGAAGTAGTTGTGCTTCGTGATGGGCGCGGTGACGCCGACCGTGTCGGTCTCCTGGAACGCGTCGGAGCCGACCATCGTCGACGGCACCTGCCCCGTCAGCGCGAGCATCGCGTCGGAGTCCATCGACGCGTCCGCGATGCCCGTGACGAGGTTCGTCGCGCCCGGGCCGGACGTCGCCATGCAGACGCCAGGGTCGCCGCGCACGATGCCGTACGCGTCGGCGGCGTGGACGGCGCCCTGCTCGTGGGCCATCGTGATGTGGTCGACCGTCGACGCCGACAGCGCGTCGTAGACGGGCATGATCGCCCCGCCCTGCACGCCGAAGGCGGTCTCGACGCCTGCGGCCTCCAGTGACGCGACGACGGCGTCGGCGCCGGTGCCGGGCACGCGCGTGGCCGCCTCGTGGCGCTGCGCCGCCTGCTCGTCGGTGTCGGTTCGCCCCGTCGCGTCGGTGTCGGCGTCCGCGTCGGCGGACGCCTCGGGGGTCGCTGGCTCGCTCATCGTCGTCGGCCTCGTGTGTGTGTCATTGCTTCGCAGTCGTGGATCGCTGTTCGCTGGTGGTGACGTGTCGATACGGTGGGTCGGTGGTGGGTGGTGTGGGGGCGGTCACGCCCCTACGATACCCACGACCACGGCGAGAAGGGCGACGACACGCTCCGCGAGCGCCGAGTGGGCGGCGGTCGTGTGGAGTCGCGTCGTCATCTCGCACTCGCCTACCGTCTCGGGCGGTATAACCGTGACGCGCGTGGCAACGATTGCACCGGCCCAACGACGGTCGCGGGTCGTGAGCGTCGCCCGCTCTCGGTCAGACGCGCGCCTCCCGTTCGCGCTCCTCGTCGGAGTCCTCCATCTCGGCGACGCCCTCCTGGCGAGCGAACCGCTCGACGTCGGACATCGTGACGCGCCCCTCCGCGCCGGCGTCTTTCACCCGGCGGGTGATGGTGCGGACCTGCGACTCGGTGGGGTCGAAGCCGGCGTCGGTCAGGCGTTGGCGGACCGAGTGGGTTCCGGTGTGCTTCCCCATCACCAGTTCGCGGGTGGCGCCGACCATCTCGGGGGTCATCACGCCCGGTTCGAACGTGTCGCTGTTCTCGATGACGCCCGCCGCGTGGATGCCGGACTCGTGGCTGAAGGCGTTGCGCCCGACCACGGGCTTGTTCGGCGGCACCGCGATGTCGCTGGCCTGCTCGACCATGCGCGACACCTCGGTGATGCGGGTCGTGTCGATGCCGGTGTCGGCGTCGTACAGCGACTCCGCGGCCATCACGACCTCTTCCAGCGCGGCGTTGCCGGCGCGCTCGCCGATGCCGTTGACCGACACCTGCATCTGGTGAGCGCCGGCCTCGATGCCGGCCAGCGCGTTCGCGCCGGCCAGGCCGAAGTCGTCGTGGGTGTGGACGTCGATGCGTGCGTCGGTGTGCTCGCGGACGACCTCGATGAGGTCGCCGAAGCGCCGCGGCGTCGCCACGCCGCAGGTGTCGGGGATGTTGATCCAGTCGACGCCGACCTCGTCGACGGCCTCGATGACCTCGACCAGGAACGGCTCGCCCGTCCGAGTGGCGTCCATCGGCGAGAACATCACCTCCGCGCCAGACTCCTTCGCCTGTGCGACCGCCTCGACCGCGCGCTCTTTCACCTCCTGGCGGGTCGCGTGCATCGAGTCTTCGATCTGCACGTCGCTCGTCGAGACGAACGTGTGGATCATCCCGACGCCGCTGTCTATCGCCGCCTGGATGTCGCCCTCGACCACGCGGGCGAGCCCACAGACGGTGGTGTCCGTGGACGCGGCGATGTCGCTGACGGCCTCGAACTCCGCGTCGGAGTTGACCGGGAAGCCCGCCTCGATGACGGACACGCCCAGCTCGTCGAGCGCCGTGGCTATCTCACGTTTCTCCTCGTAGGTGAACGACGTGCGCGGCGACTGCTCGCCGTCGCGCAGCGTCGTGTCGAAGATACGGACCGAATCGAACTCGTCAGTTGCACTCAGTGTGCCCTGGAAGAACTCGTTCCGCCGGACTGGTTACCGACGAGTCCTGTTGATGGGACATCATCGGACCGGATGCCCGAACTGATTGTAAAGCGTTGTGGTCAGACACCTCGCCCCACGCGTGAGAATCGCTCACGAACGTTCGGCATACACGAAAATCGCCCGACTGCAACGGGTACTGTCTCACCCGGTCTCTTGAGAGATCCTTATACACATGGTATTGACGAACGCGTGGTCGCGACGGCACGACGCCCGGTCGGACGACCGTCCGACACCGTCCGAACCCTTTTAATACGACACTCCGTTCCCCTCTCCATGAGCGATTTCGGGCTCGACCTCCGCGACGCGGAGGAGTTCATCGAGTCGGAGGGGACGGTGGGGGACGTGGTCCTGGGGGTGCTCGACGGGGAGACGGAGCCCGAGCACTGGATCCGCAACGTCGAGTACGGGAACGTCCTCGTGCTCGCCGTCGAGGGGGACCTCAACGAGTTGGCCAGCGGGTTCGCTCGCGAGGTCAACGACATGGGTGGCGAACTCACCCACTTCCGCGGCTTTCTGATCGTCTCGCCGCCGAACGTCGGCATCGACACCGAGCGCCTGAACTGAACGGGAGCGAGGCGGCGAGACACCGCTGAACCGACACGCCGAGCGGACAGTCAGGGCGCGCCGAGCGCGAGGAATCGGCACGGATCACCGCCCGTCGCGACCGGTCGGTCCGTCGCGTCCGGCGGAACGAGGACGCCCTCGTTGGGACCGAAGCGGAGTTCTCCCTCGGCGGTCTCAACTGTCAACTCGCCCGCGAGGACGAACAGGAGTTCTTGCGCGCCCGGGTAGGGGTCGGTCGGTGGCCTGACCGGCTCACCGGGCTTCGTCTCTCGGAGGTCGAACTCGTACGGGGTCGTCCCGAGCGCCTCGTCGAGCGTCCGCCGGACCCGGTCTGGGTCCGGTGACTCGCCCCAACCGTCGACGGAGAGGCGGCGGTAGGCGGCGGCGTCGGCTGTGGTGGTCGTGTGGTCGTCGCGGTCAGGTGTCCCATCCCCGGACATACCGTGCACACAGCGTGACGGAATGATAAGCGACACTGCAAGCACGTTGTCACTCCACGCGGTCGGTCTCCGTCTCGCGGAGACGGCTACTCCCCGCCTACCGCCGGCAACAGGACGAGGTGGTGGCCGTCAGGGTCGTACAACTCGACGGACCCATCCGGCGACTCGCGGACCGTCACCGAGGGGAGGTCGCCGAACGCGTGGTCGGCGAGCGCGACCGGTTCGCGAACCCGGAACGCCAGGTCGACGTGGACGCCGCCGCGGGCGTCTGCGAGCCCCAACTGCGGCTCCCACAACTCGACGTCGAACTGCCGGTCGGCGCCCGTGGGGCCGCGCATCCGGATGCGGCGCCGTTCGTCGCCGCGGTCGACCGCCGAGAAGCCGAGCGCCGACCAGCAGTCGGCGGCGAGGTCGACGTTCGCCACCTCCAACACCACCTCGAACACCCCGACCAGCCCGGTGCCGACTCCCGCCGGCGCCGTCCCCCCGACCTCCGGGGCGTGCCCGTCGTCGTCCTCCAGGTACAGCGACCGAAACGATCCGAAGTCGACCTCGGGGGCGTCGGGGAAGCGTGCACGCCACGCGGGGTACTCCCGACCGGGGACCTCGAACGCGAAGTGGGTGTGGAGACCGCCGCGCGGGACCGAGGTGGGTCGACGCAACACCACCTCCGTCCCGCCGACGTCGAAGGCGGCCTCCGTCGAACACCGGCGTGTCGGCACCAGCCCGAACGTGTCCGCGTACCAGGCGGTCGCGCGGCCCAAGTCCGTCACTTCCAGCGCGAGCGACACGAGCGCCGGGCGAGCGTCGCCCGACGCGGGTTCCGACGCCGAACCGTCGGCGTCCTCGGTCGTGACCGACTCGGCGTCCGTCCGGGTGTCCGCGGGCATCACGTGTGCCGATCCGCCGGCACCCCACTTAAGCCCGCGGCGCCCCACTCACGACTCGATGCCGATGAAAAGTTCCGGCGACGCCGACCTCGCCGTGGTCGACGAGTTCGACGGCGGGGTGGGGTGGATCGCCTACCCCGACGAAACGATGGAACGCGCCAGCCACGCCGTGTCGGTCGACGGCGACGTCTGGGTGCTCGACCCGGTCGACGCCCCCGAGGTCGACGACCTGCTCGCCGACCTCGACGGTGAAGTCGCCGGCGTCGTCGTCTGTCTCGACCGCCACAAGCGCGACGCCGCCGCGATCGCGACCCGCCACGACGTCCCCGTGTACGTCCCCGACTGGATGACGGGCGTCGCCACCAAACTCGACGCGCCCGTCGAGCGGTTCGGTCGCGAACTCGGCGGCCTGCGGGCGATCACCGTCCGCGACTCGTCGCTCCCGCCGTGGCAGGAGGTCGCCCTCTACGACGAGGACGGCGGGACGCTGTACGTCCCCGAGGCTGTGGGCACCTGCTCGTACATGCGCACGGGCGACGAGACGCTCGGCGTCCACCCGATGCTCCGCCTGACGCCGCCCCGACGCGAACTCGGTGGCCTCGACCCCGAGCGCGTGCTGGTCGGCCACGGAGCCGGCGTGTTGACCGACGGTGGACGCGCGCTCGCCGAGGCGCTCGACACCGCCCGCGGCAACGCACCCGGGTTGTACGTCGACAGCCTCCGGTCGTTCCTCGGGTGAGTCCGTACCCGTGACTCCGGACGAGGGGTCGGACCCCGACGTGGCTGCCGGCGACGACGCCGACGACGTGACTGAGCAGGGCCCGTTACACGACGAGGCTGCTGGAGACGACGAGTGGGACGACCCACCCGGCGTCGCGGACGCGCCCCAGGACGACCCGGCGACGGTCCACGTCTCCGCGGACCTGCTCTCGCTGTTGTTGGAGCGAGCCACCGACGCCGACCCCGGCGCAGAGAACGTCGTCCTCGACGCGACCGCCGCCGGCGACCTCGTCGACCCACCCGCGACGCTCGACCCCACGACGCCGGTGTTGACCCACTTCTACTTCCCGGGCGCCGCCGGATCGGTGTCGAAGGTGTTCGGCATGGACCTGGGCCGACCAGCGGGTCGCGCTCGCTTCCTGTCGCACCCCGACGGCGACCGGCGTCTCACCGAAGAAGACGACCTCGCGGCGACGGTGCTGGTCGCGGTCCCCCCGTACGACACCGACCACGTCGTCGCGTACGACCGCCGCGGTCGTCGTCGGGAACTCGTCGTCGTCGACGCCGCACCGCCCGAGGAGCGGGTGGACGACGGCGTCGTCTGAGCGAACCGCGCGACCGGCCGCGCTACTGCAGGTAGCCCAGATCCCGGAGTTGGTCTGCGATTTCCTCGAACTCTGCTTCCGACAGCGACCCCTGTTTCTGATGTTGGATCACGATGCTCCGAAGGAGGAACCGGACCAGATCCGAGGTCGACGAGAAGCTCGTCCCCTCGATGGTCTCCTCGACGCGCTCGGCGAGGTCTTTCGGGATGGAGACGGTGGTGTAGTCAGTCACGTGTCGAGCGATGGCCGCGCGACCGATAAACGCGACGGAGCCCTCGACCGCCGTCCCCGTCGGCGACGCGGCGTCCTCGTGCCCCGCCGCTTTAGTCCCCGGAGGAACAACACGGGATCGATGGCAGCCAGACCGCCGCAGGGGGACAGCGGGGAGCCCGAGTCGATCGAGTTCGGCATCGCGGCGCTCGACGCCCGACTCGACCGTGCGGGCGTCCGGTTCCCAGCGACGACCGAGGAGCTGATCGAGGCGATGGACGACACCGACGTGCCCTACGACGCCGCCGGCAACACGCTCGACGTGGCGGCGACGCTCCGCGAGCTCCCAGCCGAACGCTTCGAGTCCGAGCGGGCGCTGCTCAACAGGCTCCACCCGGTGTTCGAGGAGCGACGACGCAGTGGCGCCGGCTCACTGCTCGGGCGGGTCCGCACGCTGCTCCCCTTCTGACTCGCCGCCCGCCTGCGCCTCCAACCGCTCGACCCGGTCGAGCGTCTCGGAGTGGAGCGTCACGAGCAGATCCGACAGCACGCCGAAGATGAGCAGTTGGACCCCGAGGATGATCCCGACCCCCGCGACGATGGCGAGGACGTTGTGCGAGATCTTCAGGACGAACCACTCGTAGGCGACGTACGCGGCGACCGCCGCGCCCGCGAGCCCGGAGATGGCGCCGGCGCTCCCGAAGTAAAACAGCGGGTTCGACGTCTTCGCCTGCCGGTAGATGGCCATCAGGATGATGCCGCCGTCTTTCACCGGGTGGAGGTTCGTGTTCGACCCGTCCGGGCGCGGCAGGTACGTGATCGGGACGACCGTCGTGCGGACGTCGTGGCGGGCGCACTCGACGGCCATCTCCGTCTCGATGCCGAAGCCGTCGGCGGTCAGTCGGAGGCGTTCGAACGACTCCCGCGTGAACGCACGGTACCCCGAGAGGATGTCCGCGTAGTCCTCGCGGTGGATGAGCGCGAACAGGCTGTTGAAGATCGTGTTGCCGACGGAGTTCAGCCCCGTCATCGCGTCCTCGTGCATGTCGGCGAAGCGGTCACCGATGACGTGTTCGGCGGTG
The DNA window shown above is from Halobaculum marinum and carries:
- a CDS encoding isocitrate/isopropylmalate dehydrogenase family protein, whose amino-acid sequence is MTEATEIAVIPGDGIGQEVVPAAVEVLEAVGDYAFTEAEAGDATLDETGEALPAETYDLAATADATLFGAAGESAADVILPLREAVGSFVNIRPARAYPGVDALRPETDLVFLRENTEGVYAGHEDRLTDDVSTLTRVVTESASRRLGAYACEYVQERPEHDGFTVAHKANVMRETDGLFRDTVLEEAERAGVDADTVLMDAFATRVCLDPEQFDVVVCPNLAGDVLSDLAAGLVGGLGLLPSANVGAERGLFEPVHGTAPDIAGEGVANPSATILSAAMLVESLGDDDAGAQIRTAVESVLSDGPRTPDLGGEATTREVTDAVLERL
- the ilvC gene encoding ketol-acid reductoisomerase; the encoded protein is MTDESTFDTEVHYDDDADRSMIDDKTVAVLGYGSQGHAHAQNLADSGVDVIVGLREDSSSRAAAEADGLRVETPAEAAAEADIVSVLVPDTVQPAVYEAIEDGLEAGDTLQFAHGFNIHYNQIVPKEGIDVTMVAPKSPGHLVRRNYEAGEGTPGLLAVYQDATGEARQEGLAYAHAIGCTRAGVIETTFQEETETDLFGEQAVLCGGVTSLVKQGYETLVEAGYSREMAYFECLNELKLIVDLMYEGGLGEMWDSVSDTAEYGGLVKGDVVVDEHARENMEEVLEQVQNGTFAREWIAENQAGRPSYTQLRQAEKNHDIEDVGEDLRSLFAWGGEETEPEEDDQEKAEVRADD
- a CDS encoding 3-isopropylmalate dehydratase small subunit codes for the protein MSGPAGDDAPDAEGAAVPAIRRVAGTGVPVRGDDIDTDQILPARFLKAVTFDDMGEYAFYDQRRDDDGSLNDHPLNEYTGANVLAVNENFGCGSSREHAPQGLMRWGVEAIVGESFAEIFQDNCKSLGIATLAVDHEDAVALQDFIEANPEAGIEVDVRAETVRYDGTTVEGEVPDAMREALLEGIWDTTAVMRTNLDRAKAVHDDLPYTDD
- the leuC gene encoding 3-isopropylmalate dehydratase large subunit, whose product is MSEGTLYDKVWERHKVADLPNGQDQLFIGLHLVHEVTSPQAFGMLRERDMEVAFPERTVATTDHIVPTSSEGRSRPLADERAEEMLTHLEQNTAEAGIRFFGLDDERQGIAHVVGPELGFVQPGMTVVCGDSHTSTHGAFGAIGMGIGTSQIRDVFATGSIAADKKAVRRVEVSGELGDGVGAKDVILHVIRQLGVDGGVGHVYEYGGEAIRSLDMEGRLAVCNMSIEGGARAGYINPDETTYEYLEGKEFAPSGDEFEERKQYWESIRSDEDAEYDDVVEVDAADLAPQVTWGTNPEQVVGVDEAVPAPADTRDPDAAETAQAHTEVTPGETMEGHGVDVAFLGTCTNGRVADFREAARVLKGREVADDVRALAVPGSGTVKRKLEAEGIDQVFKDAGFQWREAGCSMCLAMNDDALEGDEVCASSSNRNYVGRQGSTEGRTHLMSPAMVAAAAVEGAVTDVREFDTADTIGTEVDE
- the ilvN gene encoding acetolactate synthase small subunit, translated to MSREAERNEAAEETQDATTDGGTTHPAESPLTERARPADEEKPTTGLSGPRPEERPHPTGRRDEHGVRKEPDHGPEPTRRATVSALVEDEPGVLARAAGLFRRRQFNIESLTVGPTTVEGHSRITLVVEETEAGIDQAKKQLAKLTPVIAVGELSDDAVAAELVLLKVRGQEPDKVHAITSMYDGQTLDAGPRTITVQITGDENQIDDAIDAFHQFGIIEMARTGQTALERGDSPTTPGEEPGHSADDTEDDEFTNYDD
- a CDS encoding DUF5799 family protein, producing MSNWTDAIVGERMAVDREFNQRIQQSQFSNQQWGLIMTATEFEIEAADDPEAARIVADTSKLPQIMPELDNISQQMGAMAGGGDPSGGASDGVFGGIIDDIKNLLGSGGGGGGSGVDHEQLAAAEQLTQEYAEELQRHLENKGRFEQVRLAYQE
- the ilvB gene encoding biosynthetic-type acetolactate synthase large subunit; the protein is MSEPATPEASADADADTDATGRTDTDEQAAQRHEAATRVPGTGADAVVASLEAAGVETAFGVQGGAIMPVYDALSASTVDHITMAHEQGAVHAADAYGIVRGDPGVCMATSGPGATNLVTGIADASMDSDAMLALTGQVPSTMVGSDAFQETDTVGVTAPITKHNYFASDSDDVGRTVGEAFALANTGRPGPTLVDLPKDVTFGETDRPVGEPTPPKRSVPDPEADEEQVEAAARAIEQAERPLCLFGGGVIKGDATEEARAFAREFGIPVVTTMPGIGSFPEDDDLCLSWAGMHGTGYANMAITHTDCLIAVGTRFDDRLTGGVDTFAPEAEVVHVDIDPAEISKNVHADYPVVGDAATVIDQLDAAIGYAEAPDPEEWRAQCAEWREEYPMDYAIDADEPVRPEFVVEAFDAASDDDAYVTTGVGQHQMWAAQYWTYRHPRTFVSSHGLGTMGYGLPAAIGARIAADDDRQVISFEGDGSFLMTIQELSVAVRENLDITVVVLNNEYIGMVRQWQDAFFEGNHMASDYDWMPEFDTLAEAFGAKGFRIDDYDDVEDAVEGALAYDGPSVVDAHIDPEANVYPMVASGAANGLFALSEDQL